ATAGCTACATCGGacagtatgatgcagatatggttATCAATAGGTTGACCGATAAAAAGCAGTTTATGGTTGATTATTCATTCTTTCATTCGGTCGATGAAAACAAACGATTAACCGGCCTGTTTTGGGCCGATGGCTTGTGCAAACGTAACTATGCTGAGTTTGGAGATGTCATATCGTTTGATGCTACATTTAAAACCAACAAGTTAGTCATCACTTCAAGCTTATTactgttattttttttataatcatcttgtttttttattcattttttgaATTCACATTTTGAAGGTATAAAATGGTTTTTTTACCTTTTACTGGTATTGATAATCATTGTCGAAATGTGACACTTGGAGCCGGGTTGTTAGCATCCGAAAGCATTGAATCATACAAGTGGCTTTTACAGTCATTTTTGAACTCATTTGGTAAGCAGCCGAATGTGGTTGTCACTGATCAGGATCCCGCGATGAAACAAGCCATCGAAGCAGTGTTCGATAAGAGTAGGCACAGATTAtgtatgtggcacataatgaagaAACTTGCTGATAAGGTTAGGTTCAAATAGAGTCTGCGTGATTATGTTTAGAACTGGCGTAATAGTTGTATTGGCTTCATATCTTTATTTGACCAGACTAAAAATATTCATCATGCGTTATTATATTCATCATGCGTTATTATGTTCattattcatttttttcattaccCTTGTTCAATAAGTTCCAATTCTTTGGTTTAATAGGTCGGACATCAGCTGTGCAATAACGAAGACTTTAAGAGACGTATGTGTGACATTGTATGGACAGATTCGATTACGCCAGAAACGTTTGAGAGAGACTGGAAGCTGATAATGATTGATTTCGGTCTAACCGAGAATAAgtggattgatgatatgtttggCATGAGATCTTCGTGGATCCCAGCGTTCTATCGTCATGAGCCTATGTCTGGGCTTATGCGGACCACTTCTAGATCAGAGAGCGAAAACCATTTTTCTGTCAAGTGGCGAATTCTCAACTTACCCTTGTTGAGTTCTTTAACCATTTTGATGGTTCAATGGACATTCAAAGATTCAACCATCGGAAGAATGACCATATATCTAGAAATACAGTCCCAGATAACTTTTCTGAATCTACTCTAGAGGATGATGCCATGAAAATTTACACCAGGTCAATTTTTGCTGATCAACAGGCAGAGTTACAAGGAACACTGTCCGAGTGCCTTCCTATAGAGACTAAAATTGAGGAACCTTTTTTGAAGATAAGTATGAAGGATTGGAAAGCTCACGGCGACGGTTTATTAGAGGTAATAATATATACACCAGCTAATATGCGTTTATTGCCAAACCATgttgactttttattttatttttattatttttttgtgtaGGTATGTTTCAAGAAGGGGGAGGATGTAATTGCATTATGCACTTGTCGCAGGTTTGAACAATATGGATTGTTGTGCAAGCATATATATTTCGTGTTCAAGATGTTCAAAGTGAAGGAAATTCCCAACAAGTATGTAATGAGAAGATGGACTAAAGATGTGGTACCGAATGATCTTaataatacatttgatattactgTTGACGGTGATGATGCGCATAAAAAGGCCAAAGAGGTTGCGTATGAGATTATGCAGACTGGGGAGTATCTTATTGGTAACCTGATCAAAGATTTCGATCATCTACTTATAGTCAGGGATCGGATGAGAGAGATGAAAGAAATGGTTGATGAActtcgcataaccaagcccatcGACCCTAAGTTTGATAGATATTCAAGGTTAATTGGTTACGAGAAACCAAACACTGACGATCCACCTACAGTCCGTGTGCCAACTGGTATTAGAAACAAAGGACGCGGTTCACATAAGCgcattaaataaaaaaagagaAAATTATTAGTCTAAAAGGCAAGAGAGGTCGGACATGCAGTcactgcaatatcaaaggtcatgACATTCGAACTTGCAAGGTGTTAAAGGGTGAAGGTACTGCTGCTGATAAGGTTGCCAATAAGGAGGGGAGGAAAAGAAGAGCAATTCAGTTAGAGAAGGATCCTAATTTAGTTGATGAAGAGGACGAGGAGGTTGAAACTGGTGACGAAGAGGAGTTTGAGGAGTCCGACGAAGCAGAAGATAGTGATTTTGAATGCGAAGACGAGTAGTGTTTGAACAACATAAACATTCCatatttaatgattttgttaTGACTGAACTTTATGTAATCTATGACATTCAcatgttttttttacatcataTGCGTGATTAAATATCTCAATTGATTTTTTTTACCCCTTTTTTGTGATTAATCATAACCATACACAGGACTATTTGAAATGGAGACTTCAAGTGACCAAACACTGATTCTCATCTCCATAACTAGCGTAATAAAATAAAAACTCATGCGTGATAATAATTAACATGCACTTTTTTCATATCAATATTGCTAAAGCAACATTCAAAAAAGTATGAGACATCAAGTGACATAACACTGATTCTCATCATCATAACTAGCTATGGGTGGATGATTTACCAAAATATACCCCCACATATAAGTTCAATACACATAAAACCGGACTTAAAACTACCATTGTTCAAAATACCAACAACACATTAGGTCATCCCGAAAATCAACAAAATAGTGTATTAATCAGCCATACCACCTACTTCGGTGACATTATCTTCCCAACCTCCTTCTCGGACGTCTCCATCTTCTCTTCAACGGTCTCCACTGCATCTTTCAGATATGAGTATACCAGGTTATCTGCAGATGCTTGATCCTTCATCAGTTGTATTCCTTTCTCCCTCAACAAAGACTTTGGTTCTTCCAGCAGCATTCCCCACACTTCCtggtttttttttgttgttctaaTAGCCTTCCCTGCACATCCAGAATACTGTTACAAGAGTTAACATTAGAAGCAAGTTCCGTTAACCTGCGGGTATTCAAGAGCTCCTTGATTGCTTCGTTCGCGGGATCTGTCGACATTGTTGTTTTTGAAGAGagtttgatatatattttttttgagtaTATGCCTAATGGGGGTTGAGTGAATCATATATGTGTGTTACTGCGTAATTAATTTTGGTAGTTGAGAGATATTTTGGTAAgttaaatttaatattttacatCATTACAAGTCATATCGACTTAACAGTAGTCTATCTAGTTATAGGGTTTCATTATTTGGAGTGATAAGTATTTTATATATCAAGTTGTATACTGATAATGTTTGCCTAATTATCACTTCATGCGGGATAAAACTTGGGCATgcgttattttttttaattcctGCGGTATAAATTGGACATGCGTGATTTCCTAACTTCAAgcgttttttttaatataaaaggAATCTAACTTGTATCTTGCGTGATTTTACATAAAAGCAATCTAATTTGTATCATGCGTGATTTTTTGTTACATAACATATGTACTTGTAATGGGCCAAgaaaactacaaaaaaaaaaaaaaaacagctgtCATGGTCAATAATTTGATATTTGTCCTCTTGCTCTGCAATTCCCTTTTATATATCGTTGGAAAACCGTTCAATTTTTATTCgttcaatttttattttaaaatatggCAGATTCTTGTAATTCATCGAGTGGTTCGTCTTCGTCATCTGGTATGCGTGCTTATCTAAAAAAGAGAATCGAGGATCAAATAGCTGAAGACAAGTCTTGTAAAGACTTGCTCGAAACTAACATTCATAGGGTTAGAGAGAACATGAAAAGGAGAGAAGAGATACTGAATTTGTTGTCTGGTATGTCAGATTCAAGTGTCAAAGAGGTGGCTATGATGTTTATGGTTGATCTTGGCAAGCGGGATGAGAAACAGTTAAAACAACTTGCGGACGCCATTACCGTCTTAGGATGCTCTATGGAGTTGAAGATCCAGTTTTTAGAGACGTATTTCTGATGGTTATTATGTATCGTCAATCATATGGGGTGTGAAATCATGTCTATCTAAGTGTTTTATATTTTGTATGAAAGTTGTGTGTTTGAATAATGAAAATGTCCGACTAGTTTATGTTTATAACCAGAAATTATTagaattataaataaaaataaaaaatccaacATGTCAAAGATGTTTGGAACAAAAGACAGCAAGATAGTAGTCCTACGACTTTTCATTTTGTTTCCCCTTTTTGAGGTTGAAGAACTGATCCAATCTGTTACTTATTTTGCTGTCTAGATCGTGCAAAGCATCTGCGGGGATCGAATTCTTCATAAAGTCCGTAGCTTTGTCGTATACCTCTTTCCTTATAAGATTGTAGTCGGACAATACAATCTTACTAAGATATCTGTACCGCAAAAACCGTAGTTGTGAATCTTGCATCTTCTTTTGTTCTTCCGTTTTAAACCTTGCATCCCATGGAGATTTGCCCTTGTATGTCTCCATATGTCTCATAGTGAAGACACCACAGTCACAACCGTTTTGAAGAGTTCTCCAATCCATTTCCTTTCGAATTATTTTTGCTTTTTCCAACTTTGTTATCCACTCTTTTTGTCCAATTTTGCCTTTTAGGTATAGTATTAGAACTCTCCGCTATAAGCACGATAAAAAATCATATTAGTACCTATTCATCATAATAATAAAAAGCTACTTAGAATTACCAGCTTTTCGGGGCGTCCACGGTAGCGTTTGGTAAACGATTCGGCATACCTAGAGTTATCTATTAACTCGATATCTCCATTTTTCATGTTAAAGCATAGGCACCAGTAATGATCAGAAAGTAGTACTGGAATGAAGATGAGATCAACTTTGTCAACTTTCTTCACCTGATACTTACACAATATATCGTCTACGCTTGGTCCGAATACTTTCAATCGATCACTATCTGTGATTTTTGGCTCAAACATTTCGTCTTGCTGCAAGAATTTTCGTGTTTTTTCTCATTAAAATCCATCGCTCCATTAAGCGTTAACAAGAGTGATTATAATATAGAATGGTTGGGTAACATTAAACATGTATTCATTAAACATTAATACACGGGTATGTAATATATAAAACTGCAACCATGCGTGATTAACATATTAAATTTTCAACCTTGCGTGATTATTGTTGAAAAACTTACCAATATTGTAGTTGGCAAGAACAGCCTGTAGGGTGATGATTTTTTGTCCCTTTTTTTCTCTTCAAAGTTTAAAACATCTACAAATGCGTCCATTCCACCATATGATATGTATTGCGATGGGTGGAAGGtttcaaatatgatttttagCGTTTCGACTCCACTGTCAGACTTGTATATCAATGTCCTGTTTTTTAATACCAACAAAGAAAAGTTTaaaaaaagatgaaaattttAAACTAATTATTAGGGTTAAAAATCTTACCCAATATCTCCCATCGGAGCTAAGAGATAACAGATGATTGTTTGGTCACGTCCCAAAAGTGGCTCATATAAGTTGGTTACCCTGTTGCAGTAAGGTGATCTGTATGCGTCACCTAGTTCTGCCATCCGCTTTTCGTTCTTTTCCCTGATCATGTTGATACGCGTTCTCACTAGGTGTGTATGCCTCTCGTCATCCGTTTTATTTGTGTTCGCTGACACAGGAGTCTTTTGATTACTTGCACTTGATGTTTGTAGGATCGGAGCCAATTTTAAAAGTGTCTCAACCGACTGCATTTCTGCTTCGGTCACTTCATCAGGTTCATCAGCTGATGTTGTCGGAGGCTTTTCTTTATCATAGGCGTCGGTTATTGTATTCTGTTTATGTGCTTGTTGCTGACTGCACTCTGCCAAATTTACAGGTTGGTCCATGTTGTTTACCACATCTGCTTGTGCCACTGTTTTTATGTTTGATTTGGTTAATTTTTTGTAATCACAAGCTACAAAAATGTACCTTTTTTTAGTAATGAACGTATTTTTGTTACCTTCTGTAGTCTGCCTGTATACGCCTGGTTCGATGGTTTGTAAAGCAGCCAGGCATGAGTCCGAAATACCACCATCATCAAATGGGGTATTATGAACATCATCACATCCTATAAAATCCCAAACGTTTTGGTTTTTATTAATCATAATTTCCTGTAAATATTAACAAATAAGAGAAATTATTATATACCTTTATCTTTCCCTGTGTTTTCATGTTCCAACCTTGCATCTCCATCGCCCTCTAACTCTTGATTTGTTTCGCCACCCTGTCCAACTTTGTTTTGAACCACCTCATCACCAGCAGAGCTTACTTCATCAGGTATCGAAACTGTATTTGTAGAAACTGTATTTTTAACCGCATCATTCCATTTTTTACACCTTTCCATAATTTCAACATCCCAGAAAAACTTCTCCTTTACCCCCTTAACGAGATTATTCATATCCGAAACCAGAGAAATGTATTTCTTTATATTTTTGTCCATTGTTTTCAACAACACCTGCGGAATTGGACATTCAAAAAGTTCAAGCGTGATTACCAGTCTAAGAAGCcaagtttcattttttttaatatcatGCGTGATTATCAGGATATGTAAATAAAATTGGACCAACAGCTTAAACTTGTGGGTAGTAAATAAAATTAGAAGCCCATTGCACTTTTTATGGCATCAAGATTTATGCTAATGGGCCTCCTATGTGACAGTCATATATATTTTTTCCTTAGTCCAGACTTATGTCATCCCAAACCAGCAGCAGCATACATTCATTTTTTGAAACCCCAACTGTCAAATTCTGAAGTCCCCAACCATGCGTTATTAATATGTTGTCCAATATGCGTTATTACATGTACAGTAATTATTTTCTAACATCATATACAAGTATTATAGCATGTGTTATTGACagtaacaaaaacaaaaaatccAGTTTACCTTTTTACTTTTTTTCGAGGCTTCCCACGCAGCATGATCATAGATCACCCCGGTTAGTTGAACCGGAGTGCTGCAGTAGTCAATCTCTTTTTGCGTTTGTGTCCCTATGTCCATTTCATCTAAATTCAAAGCTGAAATATGTTCATTCGGATTCCACCCATCAAACCAATCCGTATTTGATGGTATGTCACCTTCGTCAATCGGATCTTCCCCATCCAGGTTTCCAGCCAGGTTTCTTCTGTTGTAGACATGTGTCGTATCCACTGGTGGTATTATGTACTCATCCGTATCTTCCATACGCTGATCTAATGTATTGAATTCGGTGAGGTTTTCTTGTACCGCAGCTGCCTCGTGTATCGGGATGTTGTCAGCGAAAAGGTCAGTGTACAGCGTCGAAGTGTTCTGTTTTACGATTTCGAATGGTGCGGTCGTAGCCTCTTGATGTTGATGATCATCGCCATTGATGCGTGAGGCAGTAACATGTTGTTGATCCTGGCGATTATCATTTGCTCCTTCGTCTTTCTCCacttcatcacaatcttcaacatTTAGCGGCCCGTTGTTGTATAAATATTCTTCCACGTCGTCGATCATACCAGAGGTTACATACTGTATGACAGGCATTTTGacagcttcatcgaaaattttgtGTCTTTTGTTGAAATAATGGCTGTATAGAAGCTGCATattgttttttgaaaaaaaccaaattattaatattaatatcgtATTTAGCATAACCTTTAAAGATGTGTACATAACATACTGTTAGGAATGCAACCGGGCCATTGTATTGTGAGTCTAACTTTTTCCAACCTTGTCTTGTTCGTTTCAGCGATTCTAAAACGAAGGAGCACCAATCCAGATTTGGAATGTCTTCCTCTTTGTCAATTGCAAGTAGAAAACTTTGTTTAACAGTTGTTGACTTTGTTATCTCTACAAACAAAGTGTTCCAGTAGGCTAGGAAATTTAGCTTGAATAATCGTCCGCCAGTGGTTTGCTTTGACATAGTTCTTGCAAGTAAAGTATGAGTAATTTTGTTTGTGTCTGGCCACTGGTTTTTGAACTCATCTATGGTTGTTTCTGCGCCTTGAGTAGCCGTATTTTTCTCCACTATTGCTCCTTTCCTAGGCTTATTTTTTTCTCGTACAATAACATTACCCTTTGGAATACCAAACACGTCATGTACTGAATCTCGGGTGATTTCTATCTTGTGATTTCCTATGTTTAGTGTGCTGTATTGCTCGTCATAGTTTCGTACGAGCCAATACCCTAAACGTGTGCTTATATGATAAAGCTTTATATTAAGGACATCACCAAATCCAATGCTCTTCACATCCGCCACCTGCGCTTCAGTAAAGTGCTTAACTGTATCCAAAAAACCTGAAGGACTGCACCGTAGGCTTATTACATCATGATGATAATCATAGTACGGTCTTGGTTCTGTCCTAGTAGGTTCTGCATCGGTAATCTTCCGTTTCCCCTCGATAGGATCCATCTGCTTTTCGTTTTTCGATTGTTTCTTTTTTACTGGCTCAAAGTCATCACCATCTTGGTTAGTAGTATTTGGCCTTTTTCTTGTGTTTTCACCCCTTTTGACTATCAAGTCTCTAATAGGTACctcaaagtcatcatcatcatcctgtAGACTTAATTTTGTATGCTTTTTATTAACCTTTAATTTCTGAGGTTGCTTTGTCATCATCAACTGAATCGGGGgctcaaaatcatcatcatcatcaacaaccccTACATCATATTTCAATACAAAATTTAAATCAAGCAAAGAATCATGCTAATGCCGCTTGTTATCTCAAAATCTCCAATTTCACAATTTTTAAGCTAGAACCGCTAGGTCATATCAAATATTCAACATATGTAATAGCAATCATGCTAATGCCGCTTGTTACCTCCAAATCACCAATTTCACAATTACCGCAAAAGCCCCAATATTATAAGTTTcatatttaaaacttgtaaatttCCCAATTCACAATGTAACCTAATTCAATATTACATATCAATCATGATAATGTCGTTTGTTAGCTCAAAGGATTCAATTTCACAAGTGGTAAAATTCCCAATTTCACAATGTAACCTAATTCCGCTAGTTCATTCAAAAGAATCATCATCATCTAATGTTAAGCCTGCTAATCCCGCTACTACATATCAATGAATCAACAAAAAATTATGCTTGTTCTTATCAAATAACGCTAGTTAACCAACCCTAATTTTGTCTTAAAAAACTTCAATCAACATCCAACCTGTAAATTGGTAAAATTCCCAATTTCACAATGTAACCTAATTCCGCTAGTTCATTCAAAAGAATCATCATCATCTAATGTTAAGCCTGCTAATCCCGCTACTACATAACAATGAATCAACAAAAAATTACGCTTGTTCTTATCAAATAACGCTAGTTAACCAACCCTAATTTTGGCTTAAAAAACTTCAATCAACATCAAACCTGTAGTTATGCCGCTAATGTGCACCGGCTTCACCGGATCATTTCTTTTCTTGCTCCGTCTTTCTCTTTTAGCTTCTTCAACATATAATGTAACCGCCGATTAGTTCAACTACAAAGTTGGGACTGGCTAACAAAATAAACGGGGTTCAGAAGATGATTTAATCGATACCTCTTAATGCCGTATTCGTCATTCTCAAGTGAAATCGATGGTCGTTGGTTGTTCACCGTTGTTAATCGTCTTTCTCCGTCGGTCAGAATCGTTTGAAACTCACCgaaatttttgatgatcaaaTATGGTTTTTTGATTAGATACTGAGATTTAGCCGGGTATTTAGGTATAGGAAATTGACCATTTTAACCTTTGGTTCACATAATTACGTTTTAGACAGACCTTTAATCAATTATTTAATCACGCTTTTAATCCCTTGATCCTACGGTCAGGATTATCACGTATGTAATGTACGATTACTAATAATGTAGGTTaaccgctctctctctctctctctctctctatatatatatatatataggggagagtttaaatgagaacgctaaatatcgcgagaaccgtgagaacaaatgaaaaaaccacgagaacttggtcaaaaacaattcaaattcgaAATTTCtgtttacacttatcattattattcgaataccatgttagaaattaaatttacacgtttaaatttacgtgaattcgtaaagaaagaaaatttacacatgtgtaagtttgcgatttacacgtgtgtaaatctattatatttacacatgtgtaaaaaaaatctaaaaagattgattttgagaggagaaatgaattatttgatgttgtgaatTCTTATTTGATGTTGCATTTTAATTagaatgaggtttgtattaaaaaatcgGTTTTTATTGGTTttctcattcgttctcacggttctcgcaatatttagcgttctcaagataaccctcccctatatagaaaaccctaaatatttaggaaacccgggaaactcaaagctcccgactttttttttttgaaaaaaataacacatgtaatatacatgtttttaagagttttgggccaaaaaaaaaaaagcgccgaagggttttttttaaaaaaaaaaacaaatttcagtaACTTTCAacattttttgtctaacacatgttagtcaacGAAGtttttgaaacttgtttatttttttaaaaaaaaagtactcggcgcttttttgttttttttttggcccaaaactcttaaaaacatgtatattacatgtgttattttttttcaaaagaaaaaaaagtcgggagctttgagtttccagagtttcctaaaaattttagggttttttgtctagcattaccctatatatatatatatatatacatatataggggagggttatcttgagaacgctaaatattgcgagaaccatgagaacgaatgaaaaaaccaatcaaaaccaattttttttttatacaaacctcattgtaattaagataaaacatcaaaacaagaatttataacatcaaataattcatttctcatttcaaaatcattctttttagattttttacacatgtgtaaatatagcagatttacacatgtgtaaatggcaaacttacacatgtgtaaattttctttatttatgaattcacgtaaatttaaatgtgtaaattgaatttctaatattgtattcgaataataatgataagtgtagaaaatttttttgaatttgaattgtttttgaccaagttctcatggttttttcatttgttctcacggttctcacaatatttagcgttctcatttaaactctcccatatatatatatatatatatatatatatatatatatatatatatatatatatatatatatatataattgaccAATTTAATCAACCAAACACAAACTTCAATTTGGGTTAATCTAGAAGACTTTTAAACATGATAAAGTATCATCGAAAATTGACCTATATAATCAACCAATTCACAAACTTTACAATTTGGGTTAATTTGACTTTAGTTTAGCATCTTCTTTAATATTTACAATTAACGTTATTATTTGGATAACCAACAAAAAGATTTTAATTAGTGATCGATATAATTGAAATTTAAATAAGTTACTATTATGTTTAAGCTAAATTATCTTAAAGCCTCATTCTATATCGTAGGTCGGTTTTGAGGACATAATAAAGATCACATGTCTAGAAAGTATTAAACATTTCAATATTTCATACATCATTTATGTTATATAAGGTATATGGGAATTTAATTTGGGTCCACTTGCTCTTGATACTTCTTACTTAGACCCTTTCGTGGCCTCCAAATATGATATTAGAAACAATTCTTACTTAAGCTTGGAACTAACGAATTGGGGCCGTtccaaccaaaaaaaaaaaaaaaaaaaaaaaaaaacctcgaaTTGGGGCTCCTCTTGTTTTCTGTGTTTGGACAAGCTTCAAGAATTCGTTACACACACCATTCTCTCTTACTCAATCCTTGGTCGGTCCAAACAccccttttacttttacttatAATTATATACTGGCTTTTTTTGACATTGCGTTGCGGTGAAACCgaacaaatgataatgtaaaacaaacatgatttggTTTATCATTGTACCGTTTTATGATAcaaaaaaacattttattttgaatacaacttcATTTTTAACTGGAATACTTTTCATATTTTGATTAATTATTTTGTCAAGGAGAAGTTATATATCCTTTCTTTCAAGACTTTGCAAGATATGCACAACAGAGGCCAACAACTAGATGAAGTATGCCCCCTTTCTTTtattcgtttttattgttttatgtGTTTCTTTGTATTTGTGCTTGTGCGGATTACAATGGGTTGGGTATTGGTAA
This is a stretch of genomic DNA from Helianthus annuus cultivar XRQ/B chromosome 16, HanXRQr2.0-SUNRISE, whole genome shotgun sequence. It encodes these proteins:
- the LOC110919695 gene encoding uncharacterized protein LOC110919695, yielding MDIQRFNHRKNDHISRNTVPDNFSESTLEDDAMKIYTRSIFADQQAELQGTLSECLPIETKIEEPFLKISMKDWKAHGDGLLEVCFKKGEDVIALCTCRRFEQYGLLCKHIYFVFKMFKVKEIPNKYVMRRWTKDVVPNDLNNTFDITVDGDDAHKKAKEVAYEIMQTGEYLIGNLIKDFDHLLIVRDRMREMKEMVDELRITKPIDPKFDRYSRLIGYEKPNTDDPPTVLKGEGTAADKVANKEGRKRRAIQLEKDPNLVDEEDEEVETGDEEEFEESDEAEDSDFECEDE
- the LOC110919694 gene encoding uncharacterized protein LOC110919694 isoform X2, which translates into the protein MDQPVNLAECSQQQAHKQNTITDAYDKEKPPTTSADEPDEVTEAEMQSVETLLKLAPILQTSSASNQKTPVSANTNKTDDERHTHLVRTRINMIREKNEKRMAELGDAYRSPYCNRVTNLYEPLLGRDQTIICYLLAPMGDIGTLIYKSDSGVETLKIIFETFHPSQYISYGGMDAFVDVLNFEEKKRDKKSSPYRLFLPTTILQDEMFEPKITDSDRLKVFGPSVDDILYIELIDNSRYAESFTKRYRGRPEKLRRVLILYLKGKIGQKEWITKLEKAKIIRKEMDWRTLQNGCDCGVFTMRHMETYKGKSPWDARFKTEEQKKMQDSQLRFLRYRYLSKIVLSDYNLIRKEVYDKATDFMKNSIPADALHDLDSKISNRLDQFFNLKKGKQNEKS
- the LOC110919694 gene encoding uncharacterized protein LOC110919694 isoform X1, producing the protein MDQPVNLAECSQQQAHKQNTITDAYDKEKPPTTSADEPDEVTEAEMQSVETLLKLAPILQTSSASNQKTPVSANTNKTDDERHTHLVRTRINMIREKNEKRMAELGDAYRSPYCNRVTNLYEPLLGRDQTIICYLLAPMGDIGTLIYKSDSGVETLKIIFETFHPSQYISYGGMDAFVDVLNFEEKKRDKKSSPYRLFLPTTILQDEMFEPKITDSDRLKVFGPSVDDILCKYQVKKVDKVDLIFIPVLLSDHYWCLCFNMKNGDIELIDNSRYAESFTKRYRGRPEKLRRVLILYLKGKIGQKEWITKLEKAKIIRKEMDWRTLQNGCDCGVFTMRHMETYKGKSPWDARFKTEEQKKMQDSQLRFLRYRYLSKIVLSDYNLIRKEVYDKATDFMKNSIPADALHDLDSKISNRLDQFFNLKKGKQNEKS